One window from the genome of Citrobacter telavivensis encodes:
- a CDS encoding AbrB/MazE/SpoVT family DNA-binding domain-containing protein encodes MTTLTVTARGQVTFRKDVLQHLGIRPGDKIELDLLPDGRGVLKAARPAGTIANFVGLLAGKTQKVATIEEINEAAAQGWAGKQ; translated from the coding sequence ATGACCACATTGACCGTTACCGCACGGGGACAAGTGACGTTTCGGAAGGACGTACTGCAACACCTCGGCATCAGGCCAGGCGACAAGATCGAGCTGGACTTGTTGCCAGACGGTCGGGGCGTGCTCAAGGCGGCACGGCCCGCAGGGACGATAGCCAACTTTGTCGGCCTGCTCGCGGGCAAGACGCAGAAGGTTGCCACCATCGAAGAAATCAACGAGGCGGCGGCGCAAGGCTGGGCAGGTAAGCAATGA
- a CDS encoding recombinase family protein, translating into MALIGYARVSTAEQDTALQTDALRKAGCERVFEDTASGAKADRPGLADALAYLRDGDVLAVWRLDRLGRSMPHLIETIGALEARGVGFRSLTEAIDTTTPGGRLIFHVFGALGQFERDLIRERTKAGLTAAAARGRKGGRKPVVTADKLQRAREHIANGLNVREAATRLKVSKTALYTALQSTSAADS; encoded by the coding sequence ATGGCACTGATCGGCTATGCGCGGGTATCGACGGCGGAACAGGACACCGCCTTGCAGACGGATGCGCTACGCAAGGCAGGCTGCGAGCGCGTTTTCGAGGACACGGCTTCCGGGGCCAAGGCCGACCGCCCCGGCTTGGCTGATGCGCTGGCCTACCTGCGCGACGGCGACGTGCTGGCCGTCTGGCGGCTGGATCGGCTCGGGCGCTCTATGCCGCACCTAATCGAAACGATAGGCGCGCTGGAAGCGCGAGGCGTCGGCTTCCGTTCTCTGACGGAAGCCATCGACACCACCACGCCAGGCGGGCGGCTCATCTTCCACGTGTTCGGCGCGCTGGGCCAGTTCGAGCGCGACTTGATCCGCGAGCGCACCAAGGCCGGGTTGACTGCCGCCGCCGCTCGTGGGAGGAAGGGCGGGCGAAAGCCGGTTGTCACCGCCGACAAGTTGCAGCGAGCGCGGGAGCACATCGCCAACGGGCTTAATGTCCGAGAGGCCGCTACACGGCTCAAGGTGAGCAAGACGGCCCTGTACACCGCGCTGCAATCCACCAGTGCAGCCGACTCCTGA
- a CDS encoding recombinase family protein, which translates to MKIGYARVSTRDQKADLQVDALKQAGCERIYQDIASGAKSARPELDKLLANVRPGDAVVIWKLDRLGRSLKHLVELVGELAERKVGLQSLNDPIDTTHAQGRLVFNLFASLAEFERELIRERTQAGLSAARARGRIGGRPKGLPAKAEATAMAAETLYREGRLSVSAIGEKLHISKSTLYSYLRHRGVEIGAYQKSARSRDQQPSAASPAEPPAAERVATVTLRLAVVNNSKFVRGRKRATENIERYCLEPYGMKRLDAGHYELTIPYRSDDELDKSVHDLLTEISQEADMRNCFVEMGAWEEDTEKRW; encoded by the coding sequence ATGAAGATCGGTTATGCGCGAGTGAGCACTCGGGATCAGAAAGCCGACCTACAAGTCGATGCCCTGAAACAGGCCGGGTGCGAACGCATCTACCAAGACATCGCCAGCGGCGCGAAAAGCGCCCGGCCGGAGTTGGACAAACTGCTGGCCAACGTGCGGCCGGGTGATGCCGTGGTGATCTGGAAGCTGGATCGCCTTGGGCGTTCCCTCAAGCACCTGGTCGAGTTGGTCGGCGAGCTGGCAGAGCGCAAGGTCGGCTTACAGAGCCTGAATGACCCCATCGACACCACCCACGCCCAAGGCCGCCTGGTGTTCAACCTGTTCGCCTCGCTGGCGGAGTTCGAGCGCGAGCTGATCCGCGAGCGGACTCAGGCGGGTCTGTCGGCCGCACGGGCGCGTGGCCGGATCGGTGGCCGTCCCAAGGGCCTGCCAGCCAAGGCTGAGGCCACCGCCATGGCGGCCGAAACCCTCTACCGCGAAGGTCGCCTGAGCGTCAGCGCGATCGGCGAGAAGCTGCACATCTCCAAGAGCACGCTGTACAGCTACCTGCGCCACCGTGGTGTCGAGATCGGCGCGTACCAGAAGAGCGCCAGGTCACGCGACCAGCAGCCTTCGGCCGCGTCGCCGGCAGAGCCGCCCGCCGCCGAGCGGGTGGCCACCGTCACCCTGCGCCTCGCGGTGGTGAATAACAGCAAGTTCGTGCGCGGCCGGAAGCGGGCCACGGAGAACATTGAGCGCTACTGCCTGGAGCCCTATGGCATGAAGCGGCTGGATGCCGGCCACTATGAGTTGACCATTCCGTATCGGAGCGACGATGAGCTGGACAAGAGCGTGCATGACCTGCTGACCGAGATCAGCCAGGAGGCCGACATGCGCAACTGTTTTGTCGAGATGGGCGCCTGGGAAGAAGACACCGAAAAGCGTTGGTAG
- a CDS encoding HNH endonuclease: MTTKVKVKKTRAERKQHSRDMQAKHEAEKKAANLRNILKRDILATLGIPKNHGGRAALSTFITEHLLKGESQVQIVAMLTGSELMKRAQLAEIERLKKITELANQTRRNEITNRAFERLGITTRHPMGDLVLSMVRELANQNLNTGEIVERLNDNETVLESRRLHKEKRADLERQIDEGIAERKKTRVDMREVLAYMAQKNGTTYTPPADTWRSPEHPNGDSPTRHNGKIRESRLTGAESTQKENPRQYGLPNLKTSSASINKAGMSEAIKLVGGRVTEFRTYLYEHRDTGLRADVLARRFMAESMQGKKMVDPVPVNEPDNLPAPTHEPAKRKWTKEEKQEARDRALAAASQVGKLKEAETNGITHDVVRESQPAPQPALISVEVEQSRVSMQEPSVAPLAHPKREGSTTCVVTRPDQADFAATVRRNCNDRCVITGASLRRRTEAAHLVEHSAGGLDHWSNGLLLRIDLHRLFDDNVLAICPETLTVHVDPVAQAEDPDLQQYDGHVITGLCRPIDPANLVMRWERYQRRLELTK; the protein is encoded by the coding sequence GTGACGACGAAAGTGAAGGTGAAGAAAACCCGGGCCGAACGTAAGCAGCATAGCCGGGACATGCAGGCCAAACATGAAGCGGAAAAAAAGGCCGCTAACCTGCGTAATATTCTAAAGAGAGACATTCTGGCCACGCTGGGTATCCCTAAAAATCACGGTGGGCGGGCAGCTCTTTCTACATTCATCACCGAGCACTTACTGAAGGGTGAGAGTCAGGTTCAGATTGTTGCCATGCTAACCGGCAGCGAATTGATGAAGCGGGCACAGCTTGCCGAAATCGAGCGCCTGAAGAAGATCACGGAACTGGCCAATCAAACCCGCAGAAACGAGATCACCAACCGGGCGTTTGAGCGCCTGGGTATCACAACCCGGCATCCAATGGGCGATTTAGTGCTGAGCATGGTGCGCGAACTGGCAAACCAGAATTTAAATACCGGTGAGATAGTAGAACGCCTGAATGATAACGAAACCGTACTGGAATCGCGCCGCCTGCACAAAGAGAAGCGAGCGGATCTTGAACGTCAGATTGATGAAGGTATTGCCGAGCGCAAAAAGACCCGTGTTGATATGCGGGAAGTGCTCGCCTACATGGCCCAGAAGAACGGTACAACGTATACGCCTCCCGCAGACACCTGGCGATCTCCTGAACATCCGAATGGCGATTCACCGACCCGGCATAATGGAAAAATCAGAGAGAGCCGTCTGACCGGCGCTGAAAGCACCCAGAAAGAAAACCCACGTCAGTACGGTTTGCCCAACCTGAAAACCAGTAGCGCTTCCATCAACAAGGCCGGAATGAGTGAGGCCATTAAGCTGGTGGGCGGACGTGTGACGGAATTTCGCACCTATCTTTATGAGCATCGCGATACGGGACTACGCGCTGATGTGCTGGCTCGCCGGTTTATGGCTGAGTCAATGCAAGGCAAAAAGATGGTTGACCCTGTGCCGGTCAATGAACCAGATAATCTCCCGGCTCCCACACACGAACCTGCCAAACGTAAATGGACGAAGGAAGAAAAGCAGGAAGCGCGTGACCGTGCGCTGGCCGCAGCAAGCCAGGTCGGAAAGCTTAAAGAAGCGGAAACCAACGGCATTACGCACGATGTAGTGCGAGAATCGCAGCCAGCACCCCAGCCAGCCCTGATCTCCGTCGAAGTTGAACAATCCCGCGTCTCCATGCAGGAACCGTCTGTTGCGCCCCTGGCGCACCCTAAACGTGAAGGCTCTACAACCTGCGTGGTGACCAGGCCGGATCAGGCTGATTTCGCTGCTACCGTCCGTCGAAACTGTAACGACCGCTGCGTGATTACAGGAGCAAGCTTACGCCGCAGGACAGAGGCCGCACACCTGGTAGAGCATAGTGCTGGTGGTCTGGATCACTGGAGTAATGGCTTGCTGCTTCGTATCGATCTGCACCGGCTGTTTGACGACAACGTCCTTGCCATTTGCCCGGAGACGTTGACCGTCCACGTTGACCCTGTCGCGCAGGCCGAAGATCCCGATTTGCAGCAATACGATGGCCATGTGATTACCGGGCTTTGCCGTCCGATAGACCCGGCGAATCTCGTCATGCGCTGGGAGCGTTATCAGCGCCGGTTAGAACTGACCAAGTAA